A stretch of Coccidioides posadasii str. Silveira chromosome 2, complete sequence DNA encodes these proteins:
- a CDS encoding uncharacterized protein (EggNog:ENOG410PGJ8~COG:T~TransMembrane:1 (i340-358o)~BUSCO:4629at33183) → MSTIQSLKNFIRHGKQARAGTPHGEPTTNVTAVHVERQREPQSQQPQYAGFGGLDHTAAKYDQKHPQPSQQESAATVKPSRAHEQEIEQIVAEEKLNSSTMPSYPGLERWILLKKMGDGAFSNVYRARDSTGKYGEVAIKVVRKFEMSAKQGDRHLHPDLKKKPHVVERANILKEVQIMRQLDHPNIVKLIEFSESRQFYYIVLELCPGGELFHQIVRLTYFSENLSRHVIVQVAKAIEYLHETSGVVHRDIKPENLLFYSIPHVPTKNPKPPVPGEEDKVDEGEFIPGVGAGGIGTIKVADFGLSKVIWDSETMTPCGTVGYTAPEIVKDEKYSKSVDMWALGCVLYTLLCGFPPFYDESIQTLTEKVARGQYTFLSPWWDDISKSAQDLVSHLLTVDPEKRYTIREFLNHPWIRQTNEETHAAEDAPPLATPLAIQNQLLETPFNDRRVDFRSPGAINLREVFDVGYAVHRQEEEAKRRKNFKQGYRGANMAGPYRGDLNPVTEDHDDEYDDDDDEEMLYYDHDNYAAATSSLPSKVRRTDATDVAGMESKLRATNLGSSQPSAAAQARQAAAGAGQGRRYHHYQQPGGYGQHSAAVAAAARENAARSANQPFELSLDNATLLERRGRRLGQAAS, encoded by the exons ATGAGTACCATACAGAGCCTTAAAAATTTCATCCGCCATGGGAAACAAGCCCGCGCTGGTACCCCTCATGGCGAACCTACCACCAATGTCACCGCCGTCCACGTGGAGCGCCAGAGAGAACCACAGTCACAGCAGCCACAATATGCCGGGTTCGGTGGCCTTGATCACACGGCCGCGAAGTACGACCAGAAACACCCGCAGCCGTCGCAGCAGGAGTCCGCCGCTACCGTGAAACCCTCTCGTGCCCATGAACAGGAGATCGAACAGATTGTTGCCGAGGAGAAATTGAACAGCTCTACAATGCCTTCCTACCCGGGCCTGGAGCGCTGGATACTACTAAAGAAGATGGGCGACGGTGCGTTCAGCAATGTGTACCGCGCTCGGGACAGCACAGGAAAATACGGCGAGGTCGCGATCAAGGTGGTTCGCAAGTTCGAGATGAGCGCCAAACAG GGAGatcgtcatcttcatccGGACCTCAAAAAGAAGCCTCACGTAGTAGAG CGAGCCAACATCCTCAAAGAAGTTCAAATAATGCGCCAGCTAGATCATCCAAATATCGTCAAGTTGATCGAATTCTCCGAATCTCGACAATTCTACTACATCGTCCTTGAATTGTGCCCCGGCGGCGAGCTATTCCATCAGATCGTTCGTTTAACCTACTTTAGCGAGAATCTAAGCCGTCATGTCATCGTTCAGGTTGCAAAGGCGATAGAATATTTGCATGAAACGTCCGGGGTCGTCCATCG CGACATCAAACCTGAAAACCTATTATTCTATTCCATCCCTCATGTTCCGACAAAAAATCCCAAGCCTCCCGTCCCTGGTGAAGAAGACAAGGTGGATGAAGGAGAATTCATCCCAGGAGTCGGTGCGGGCGGAATTGGCACGATCAAAGTTGCCGATTTTGGTCTATCAAAGGTCATTTGGGACAGTGAAACAATGACACCATGTGGCACGGTCGGTTATACGGCTCCTGAAATTGTCAAAGACGAGAAATATTCTAAGAGCGTCGACATGTGGGCCCTGGGATGTGTTCTCTATACACTTCTGTGCGGTTTTCCTCCGTTCTACGACGAGAGTATCCAGACCTTGACCGAGAAGGTTGCGCGTGGCCAGTATACATTCTTGTCCCCCTGGTGGGATGACATCTCAAAGTCTGCGCAAGATCTTGTGTCACACTTACTTACGGTCGATCCCGAAAAACGCTACACAATTCGTGAGTTCCTAAACCACCCATGGATCCGTCAAACAAACGAGGAGACGCACGCAGCGGAGGATGCCCCGCCACTAGCTACCCCTCTGGCGATCCAAAATCAACTTCTCGAGACACCTTTTAACGACAGAAGGGTTGATTTCCGCTCCCCCGGCGCAATAAACCTTCGTGAAGTCTTTGATGTCGGATACGCCGTCCATAggcaagaagaagaagccaagCGGCGGAAAAATTTCAAACAAGGCTACCGTGGTGCCAACATGGCAGGACCCTACCGGGGCGACCTCAATCCCGTCACAGAAGACCATGACGATGAAtacgacgacgatgatgatgaagaaatGCTTTATTACGACCACGACAACTATGCCGCTGCTACATCCTCTCTCCCGTCCAAGGTCCGTCGCACAGATGCTACCGATGTAGCAGGAATGGAATCAAAGCTCCGTGCAACAAACTTGGGATCATCGCAGCCGAGTGCCGCAGCACAGGCAAGACAAGCAGCTGCCGGTGCGGGTCAAGGACGCAGATATCATCACTATCAGCAACCTGGCGGGTATGGACAACACAGCGCCGCCGTTGCAGCAGCGGCACGGGAGAATGCGGCTAGATCGGCGAACCAGCCCTTCGAACTGAGTCTGGACAATGCGACCTTgttggagaggagaggacGGCGGCTAGGACAGGCCGCTTCgtaa
- a CDS encoding uncharacterized protein (EggNog:ENOG410PHTE~COG:O~MEROPS:MER0047718), producing the protein MADEDLWFDTDLEIILSTMQAKAISDISQAFHSTSIQKHSGPGIILSALEIQFFNCPPLPSNTTGLDNMIVLAPFCLDTLDEIASRGAEYILAHFPDNMIIDSGLDSVSGFGIVNRTQGDDFKSKVLDGEKLQITFSRPQQIVQHYSETENTMSGGSMNSFSSWAPTLELDPAPFISAPGGSILSTIPTAQGAYGIMSGTSMATPYIAGVVALLMEARGKMDPKSVASLLGSTAQRLKLNDGNETMDDIIAPIIQQGGGLVDAAAAVRSQTTLEPSFLAFRDAASFEPKRTVKIRNEADHFAPPAEIDNNRLPIYSGYMLMRNEEEERSFPYFGTTATISTVRPLMNRRSSSLQSGRSMEEVGPGYIYRLPRANASLEDADPPTFKVAMNFHADLLSGILVPETPISGFNGTIHPAFGPIPSGSLEFVFVPSALLADGKSIAEGKFTLKATALRWKGDLNNQRDWEEFSSPPFTIGLYD; encoded by the exons ATGGCGGACGAAGATCTCTGGTTTGACACTGATTTGGAAATTATTCTATCAACAATGCAAGCGAAAGCTATTTCGGATATCAGTCAAGCGTTCCATTCGACATCGATACAAAAGCACTCTGGACCTGGGATTATTCTTTCGGCCCTGGAAATCCAATTTTTCAATTGCCCGCCCCTGCCATCCAATACCACTGGGTTGGATAATATGATCGTATTGGCTCCATTTTGCCTGGATACCTTGGATGAAATAGCGAGCAGAGGAGCAGAGTATATCCTAGCCCATTTTCCCGATAACATGATAATTGATTCGGGGCTAGACTCTGTGTCTGGCTTTGGCATTGTCAATCGGACTCAAGGCGACGATTTCAAGTCCAAAGTATTGGATGGTGAGAAGCTCCAGATCACTTTTAGCCGTCCACAGCAAATAGTACAGCACTATTCTGAAACGGAGAACACAATGTCTGGAGGATCTATGAATTCTTTCAGTTCCTGGGCTCCAACCTTGGAGTTGGATCCTGCTCCTTTTATCTCTGCTCCAGGCGGGTCAATCCTATCCACAATACCAACAGCACAAGGTGCATATGGAATCATGTCTGGCACTTCAATGGCCACTCCATATATTGCTGGTGTTGTTGCATTGCTAATGGAAGCCAGAGGCAAGATGGATCCCAAGTCAGTTGCATCTTTACTTGGCTCTACAGCCCAGAGGCTAAAACTGAATGATGGAAATGAAACAATGGATGATATTATTGCACCTATAATTCAACAAGGGGGTGGTCTTGTGGATGCGGCAGCTGCTGTTCGCTCACAAACCACACTAGAACCGTCCTTTTTGGCATTTAGAGATGCAGCGAGTTTCGAACCAAAGAGGACAGTTAAAATTCGAAATGAAGCTG ATCACTTTGCACCCCCGGCCGAGATTGACAACAATCGGTTGCCCATCTACAGTGGCTACATGCTCATGCgaaatgaagaagaggagcgCTCCTTCCCATATTTTGGAACCACGGCTACTATTTCAACAGTTCGCCCGCTTATGAACCGGCGCAGCTCTAGCTTGCAGAGCGGTCGATCTATGGAAGAAGTTGGGCCTGGTTACATATACCGATTACCTCGTGCAAACGCGTCGCTCGAAGATGCAGATCCTCCAACATTCAAGGTGGCCATGAACTTTCATGCAGACTTGCTGAGTGGAATCCTTGTTCCGGAGACCCCGATATCAGGGTTTAATGGCACAATACACCCTGCGTTCGGCCCTATTCCCTCTGGATCGTTGGAATTTGTTTTTGTTCCTTCTGCGCTGTTGGCAGATGGTAAATCAATAGCCGAAGGGAAATTCACCTTGAAGGCCACAGCACTTAGATGGAAGGGTGATCTGAACAACCAGAGAGACTGGGAGGAATTCTCATCACCTCCTTTCACTATTGGGTTATATGATTGA
- a CDS encoding uncharacterized protein (EggNog:ENOG410PMAU~COG:S~BUSCO:2934at33183): MDISQSVLPTVSVDRPHLKSHKVLPRKRDVTHDVELTSSNDSDGPRADSPLLNGFIFPQPAPTLPLTPPSLTLESKKQSPPTLPIDASQPQTSDSTNATPTRQANILTPDITPPRSAPDGRKRPAQYRNFTSMSSKAESFKTAREVLSSDDDLEAINGAGISALPPPKSLLPLPLVSYDTVGSPGHHSSLGSQESALRTKKENESACSRRFDAFDRDRKEHGPDKADLPRGRDQRQNRDIVNGNKTSPGMKSWEESRQGLESQTNRERPLRERVKEGKGVLTSASVEKFAKDIGWQVPEDRDKHSCRLSAVSASSTIEAIIIDSPPRKKQTLRHTGKAESLRSVSSPASHSNRDMSRGLGQGRRLVRKNARITDQDRSSIMSDMSLALTTAYPKPKEAEEIIPVVVIPQRRSSLRSSTCGSREHSRTRTIVENRRPTTAPEGKNSSHAFFDFPRRRRTMSESFPHPRKSSDTARRVITSRPRIPARRSSLSAPTSRTASRTTSLTSDNLQQYQIAQETQSFAHQKSQEGQENVRILDPVALKIEQSVPKDVNTQDNTENRLCVDSHYNDSLLQTPSLPKTPFQHSIQSLSPGPIEISEARAIPFFVHNNKSLLLVEQYPQPESRAVQRLQTSPTDLEVTLIDTHTSIMEPQLQAACINSPLRNPRPPPKPPALKVIPPTPLEISKHRPNHLPSSSTESSNGLARRWESLRRTFSTKQYSNTGELGQPVHKFRNRKAGKDIDSKLHPFWRPREFWEDFKDSDTDGESVQRMPISQNVRQAGDVYIGNSLGIPQKRIFQGPLTLIRRVSNRSRLRAPGRRNDSHTSIISTTIPLSDRPAHDRVLPYFLSFSEMQNWIARTKRRNARERLEAKRNKLRQMINMKATVDPSSVESDYPQPIRSAFDS, from the coding sequence ATGGATATATCCCAAAGCGTGTTGCCAACGGTATCTGTTGATAGACCACACCTGAAATCTCACAAGGTGCTTCCGAGAAAGAGGGATGTCACCCACGATGTCGAACTTACTTCATCTAACGATAGTGATGGCCCGCGCGCTGACAGCCCTCTGCTAAATGGATTTATCTTTCCTCAACCCGCACCGACCCTACCCCTAACGCCACCGTCATTGACACTCGAATCGAAAAAGCAGTCGCCGCCAACCTTGCCTATTGACGCTTCGCAACCCCAAACGTCCGATTCCACAAATGCAACACCAACACGCCAAGCAAACATTCTGACCCCAGATATAACACCACCACGGTCTGCACCGGATGGCCGCAAACGACCTGCGCAGTATCGCAATTTCACATCCATGTCCTCCAAAGCCGAGTCCTTCAAAACTGCCCGTGAGGTGTTATCTTCAGATGACGATTTAGAAGCTATAAATGGAGCTGGAATATCTGCTTTGCCACCGCCGAAATCTCTACTACCTCTCCCTCTGGTTTCGTACGATACAGTCGGTAGTCCTGGCCACCACTCTAGCTTGGGCTCTCAAGAGAGTGCGTTACGGACGAAGAAGGAAAATGAATCGGCATGTTCTCGTCGTTTTGATGCCTTTGACAGAGATAGGAAAGAGCATGGACCTGACAAGGCTGATTTACCAAGAGGAAGGGATCAGCGGCAAAACAGAGACATAGTGAATGGTAATAAAACGTCGCCGGGAATGAAATCCTGGGAGGAATCACGTCAAGGACTAGAATCGCAAACTAATCGCGAAAGGCCTCTGCGGGAGCGAGTGAAGGAAGGAAAGGGTGTCCTAACTAGCGCCTCTGTCGAGAAATTTGCAAAGGATATTGGGTGGCAGGTGCCTGAGGACCGTGACAAACATTCTTGCCGCCTTTCAGCAGTATCTGCATCATCGACAATTGAAGCGATTATCATCGATTCACCGCCTCGAAAGAAGCAAACCTTGCGTCATACCGGAAAAGCGGAGTCCTTACGTTCCGTTAGTTCGCCGGCTTCCCATTCGAATCGCGATATGTCACGAGGTTTAGGGCAGGGGCGTCGCCTAGTTCGTAAGAATGCGCGAATAACTGACCAGGACCGCTCTAGCATTATGTCTGACATGTCTCTGGCATTGACCACGGCCTATCCCAAGCCAAAAGAAGCGGAAGAAATCATCCCGGTTGTGGTCATCCCTCAGCGGCGATCGTCCCTAAGATCTTCCACATGTGGCAGCAGGGAGCATTCACGGACTCGGACCATAGTTGAAAATCGTCGGCCAACCACGGCACCTGAGGGTAAAAATTCATCCCATGCATTTTTTGACTTCCCAAGAAGACGACGTACTATGTCTGAATCGTTCCCTCACCCGCGAAAGTCAAGTGATACTGCTCGCCGAGTTATAACTTCCCGGCCTAGGATTCCGGCAAGGCGGTCGTCTCTATCAGCACCCACCAGTAGGACCGCATCTCGAACAACATCGCTTACTTCCGATAACTTGCAGCAGTATCAAATCGCACAAGAGACGCAATCCTTTGCACACCAGAAATCTCAAGAGGGCCAGGAAAATGTCCGAATTTTAGACCCAGTTGCTTTGAAAATTGAACAGTCGGTACCCAAAGACGTTAATACTCAAGATAACACCGAGAACCGTCTTTGCGTTGACAGTCATTATAATGACTCCTTATTACAAACTCCTTCTTTGCCAAAAACACCATTTCAGCACTCAATTCAATCTTTGTCGCCTGGCCCTATAGAAATCTCGGAGGCTCGCGCTATACCTTTCTTTGTCCACAACAACAAATCACTCTTACTAGTTGAACAATACCCGCAGCCCGAGTCTCGCGCGGTACAAAGACTGCAAACTTCGCCTACGGATTTAGAGGTGACTTTAATTGACACACATACGTCTATTATGGAGCCCCAACTTCAAGCAGCTTGCATTAATTCCCCGCTTCGGAACCCGAGACCACCACCGAAGCCTCCAGCACTTAAAGTTATCCCCCCAACACCTCTTGAAATAAGTAAACACCGGCCTAATCATCTGCCATCGAGCAGCACAGAGAGCAGCAACGGACTTGCACGCCGCTGGGAATCCCTGCGTCGCACCTTCAGCACTAAGCAGTACTCCAATACCGGGGAGCTAGGTCAACCTGTTCATAAATTTCGGAACCGCAAAGCCGGGAAGGACATTGATAGCAAGCTCCATCCATTCTGGCGGCCACGGGAATTCTGGGAAGATTTCAAAGATTCGGACACCGATGGCGAATCCGTCCAGCGAATGCCTATATCTCAGAACGTCCGCCAAGCCGGCGATGTATACATTGGAAATTCTCTAGGTATACCGCAAAAGCGGATCTTCCAAGGCCCGCTGACGCTCATACGTCGGGTCTCGAATCGAAGTCGGCTACGAGCACCGGGCCGTAGGAATGACAGCCATACTAGCATTATTAGCACCACTATTCCTCTCTCTGATCGACCTGCCCACGATCGTGTTCTACCATACTTCCTGTCTTTCAGCGAGATGCAAAATTGGATTGCTCGAACTAAGCGTAGAAACGCGCGGGAGCGACTCGAGGCGAAGAGAAATAAACTGCGACAGATGATCAATATGAAGGCGACTGTGGACCCTAGCTCAGTCGAATCTGACTATCCTCAACCAATCAGGTCCGCATTTGATAGCTGA
- a CDS encoding uncharacterized protein (SECRETED:SignalP(1-19)~EggNog:ENOG410PGV8~COG:E~MEROPS:MER0032443), which yields MKTLAVLALSAIVCPSAWALKPVDATEKFLIETAPGETRWVTEAEKFELKEKHIDFFDITDEQDLDFSFAAEKVLAQFPTQLRYVAEAKPLAARLSKDTMRRNLERFSSFHNRYYRSQTGVQSANWLFEQANAIVSNSGAARRGATVRKFSHNFQQPSIIVTIPGKSRNTIVVGAHQDSVNSRSPTNGRAPGADDNGSGSITILDALRALLTSPKIAQGEAQNTIEFHWYAGEEAGLLGSQDIFRRYRSEGRAVKAMLNQDMTGFTRRRESAGLPEAFGVITDNVDAGLSEFCRLVIRGYTDITFVNSSCGYACSDHASATRNGYPSAFIFEADQPHSNPSIHTTNDVIGNVNFDHVEQHGKLVIGFVYELAFTNL from the exons ATGAAGACTCTAGCTGTACTGGCGCTGAGCGCCATTGTCTGCCCTTCAGCTTGGGCACTCAAGCCGGTTGACGCAACGGAGAAGTTCTTGATTGAAACCGCTCCTGGAGAGACCCGTTGGGTTacagaggccgagaagtTCGAACTGAAAGAG AAACACATCGACTTCTTCGACATTACAGACGAACAGGACCTGGACTTTAGCTTTGCCGCCGAGAAAGTCCTTGCCCAATTTCCTACGCAATTGAGATATGTGGCAGAAGCAAAACCTCTGGCAGCCCGTTTGTCCAAGGACACTATGCGGAGGAACCTCGAGAGGTTCTCTTCTTTCCACAATCGCTACTACAGATCGCAAACCGGAGTACAATCCGCAAACTGGCTGTTCGAACAGGCCAATGCGATCGTCTCGAACTCAGGAGCAGCGAGACGCGGTGCAACTGTGAGGAAATTCTCGCATAACTTCCAGCAGCCTAGTATTATCGTCACCATTCCTGGAAAGAGCAGGAATACCATCGTGGTTGGTGCTCATCAGGACAGCGTCAACAGCAGATCACCCACCAATGGCCGTGCCCCCGGAGCTGACGATAATGGAAGCGGTTCGATCACTATCCTTGATGCTCTCCGTGCCCTTTTGACATCGCCGAAAATTGCCCAGGGAGAGGCGCAGAACACGATTGAATTCCACTGGTATGCTGGCGAGGAAGCGGGCTTGCTCGGCTCACAAGACATTTTCAGACGATACAGGTCCGAAGGCCGTGCTGTCAAGGCCATGCTTAACCAAGATATGACCGGATTCACCCGACGGAGAGAGAGTGCTGGATTGCCAGAAGCTTTCGGCGTGATCACTGACAACGTCGATGCTGGTTTGAGCGAGTTCTGTAGACTGGTCATTAGAGGA TACACTGATATCACCTTCGTCAACTCCAGCTGTGGATATGCCTGCTCCGACCACGCGTCTGCCACCAGGAATGGCTACCCATCAGCATTCATTTTCGAGGCCGATCAGCCACACTCCAACCCTAGCATTCACACGACAAATGATGTTATCGGCAACGTCAACTTCGACCACGTAGAGCAACACGGGAAGCTGGTCATTGGCTTTGTTTACGAACTTGCGTTTACCAACCTTTAA
- a CDS encoding uncharacterized protein (EggNog:ENOG410PHJM~COG:K~BUSCO:3188at33183) — protein MRPTTSDNENDLASSPIRGPASVLGGASGGVTTAGINPGKRRHVSVGCSPGSANGGDEVEGQEEKRKHPVKRACNECRQQKLRCDVIQEPFTTCTRCRRLKLDCKIESNFKRIGKRSRNAEMERELIELRKQIANANAAANAHHFISQHQSPTQASPPLSMTYGPAMRAVPQNSALFSADEYMRPHEAVASLLDLRSGLDSSNFLRSPSGQVVMQKRIEDVSVSQEKVADLFGRFFTFYHPFLPFLDRDKLPEDYFSTSPLLFWTIISVGARRYQSDATLLNSLAGPVMRLVWSTLADVPQSYHIVKALALLCTWPFPTSSTSTDPTFMLCGMMMQIALQIGLHRPSHAQDFTKFRVEFREGELKDRITTWAICNIVSQRVATGYGQPPSTLFDWTLSSGETIDSTFRLLPDIKSRLDIEKFSDKVTKALYSSHRDPVGVVNDEERTVMTSVLLRDFEDLETRLHSQQQDPLTNMYLRAAGLHLHLSVFFDDPTTKNYLQGLSSLYVATTVFLEAALGLDHSGGPGLTYSSNYIYQMTLAAGFTLLKLCKSFFAVHIDMDYTKSLFNRTIWALRSMSVSNNDLPERLAEVLAQMWKMGSLPAPQQSSNKGSGQSEKDDTLRLKVRCRMSMSLVYDSVWRWREDFQAQGKNLETYLKNPTNPDSGPDSSSSSVSHLRASTSTPGAVGTADPSLAPAPLPPSTAIGGLPPTGGNLPAVGGLPSGYLEPMYEVFDPLNWILDGLVDFPTSYNSVQGIEA, from the exons ATGCGACCCACTACGTCAGATAATGAGAACGATCTTGCCTCCAGCCCGATAAGAGGCCCTGCGAGCGTCCTGGGCGGTGCTAGCGGTGGTGTGACGACGGCCGGAATCAATCCTGGCAAACGGCGCCATGTGTCAGTTGGTTGTTCACCAGGAAGTGCGAATGGAGGTGATGAGGTCGAGGGgcaggaagagaagaggaagcaTCCAGTCAAGAGAGCCTGCAACGAGTGCCGCCAGCAGAAG CTACGTTGTGACGTGATTCAGGAACCATTCACAACATGTACCAGATGTCGCCGTCTCAAGCTGGATTGCAAGATCGAATCGAACTTCAAACGGATTGGGAAACGGAGCAGGAATGCGGAGATGGAGCGTGAGCTCATCGAGCTGAGGAAACAAATCGCCAATGCAAACGCAGCCGCCAATGCGCACCATTTTATATCGCAGCATCAGTCCCCGACCCAAGCATCACCACCGCTGTCAATGACTTACGGCCCTGCTATGCGGGCCGTCCCACAAAACTCGGCCCTGTTTTCGGCGGATGAATATATGAGGCCCCATGAAGCTGTCGCATCGCTTCTTGACCTAAGATCAGGTTTAGATTCCTCCAACTTCTTACGAAGTCCAAGCGGGCAAGTGGTAATGCAAAAAAGAATCGAGGATGTGTCTGTCTCTCAGGAAAAAGTCGCTGACTTATTCGGCCG ATTCTTTACGTTTTACCATCCATTCCTCCCTTTCCTCGATCGAGATAAGCTACCCGAGGACTATTTTTCCACTTCTCCCTTACTCTTTTGGACTATCATTAGCGTAGGCGCTCGTCGATATCAAAGCGATGCGACTCTGTTAAACTCCCTCGCTGGACCCGTCATGAGATTGGTGTGGAGCACCCTGGCGGATGTCCCACAAAGCTATCACATTGTCAAAGCGTTGGCCTTGCTCTGCACCTGGCCTTTTCCAACGAGCAGCACGTCAACTGACCCGACTTTTATGCTATGTGGGATGATGATGCAGATTGCCTTGCAGATTGGATTGCATCGGCCGTCCCATGCACAAGATTTTACCAAGTTCAGAGTAGAATTCAGAGAAGGGGAATTGAAGGATAGGATAACCACGTGGGCGATCTGTAACATCGTGTCCCAAAG GGTCGCAACCGGTTATGGGCAGCCGCCTTCAACATTATTCGACTGGACCCTGTCTTCTGGAGAGACCATAGACTCCACTTTTAGACTTCTCCCCGATATAAAATCAAGGCTGGACATAGAAAAGTTTTCCGACAAAGTTACAAAAGCGCTATACAGTAGCCATCGGGACCCCGTCGGCGTGGTTAACGACGAAGAAAGAACGGTGATGACATCAGTGTTATTAAGGGACTTCGAGGACTTAGAAACCCGGCTCCATTCTCAACAACAAGATC CACTTACAAACATGTATCTTCGAGCGGCTGGACTCCATTTGCATTTGTCAGTTTTCTTCGATGATCCAACGACTAAGAACTACCTCCAAGGGCTGTCGTCGCTTTATGTTGCAACCACGGTCTTTCTCGAGGCCGCTTTAGGCCTGGATCACTCGGGAGGTCCCGGCCTTACATATAGCTCTAACTACATTTATCAAATGACCCTCGCCGCTGGATTCACCTTGCTTAAACTGTGCAAGAGTTTTTTTGCTGTTCACATCGATATGGACTACACCAAGTCGCTGTTTAATCGGACCATCTGGGCCCTCCGCAGTATGTCCGTTTCTAACAATGATCTGCCCGAGCGTTTGGCCGAAGTACTTGCACAGATGTGGAAGATGGGCAGCTTACCCGCCCCTCAGCAATCCAGTAATAAGGGTTCCGGCCAGTCAGAGAAGGATGATACTCTGCGATTGAAAGTCCGTTGCCGAATGAGCATGTCGCTTGTCTACGACTCTGTGTGGCGTTGGAGGGAAGATTTTCAGGCACAAGGCAAGAATTTAGAAA CCTATCTTAAAAACCCGACAAACCCCGATTCAGGCCCAGATTCCTCGTCCTCTTCAGTTTCCCACCTACGAGCTTCTACTTCTACTCCAGGCGCGGTTGGGACTGCGGATCCTAGTCTTGCACCGGCTCCGCTACCCCCATCAACGGCGATTGGAGGTCTTCCTCCAACGGGAGGAAATCTTCCCGCCGTTGGTGGCTTGCCAAGCGGGTACTTAGAGCCAATGTACGAAGTTTTTGATCCATTGAACTGGATCTTGGATGGTTTAGTAGATTTTCCAACCTCCTACAATTCTGTCCAGGGGATAGAAGCCTAG